In Melopsittacus undulatus isolate bMelUnd1 chromosome 6, bMelUnd1.mat.Z, whole genome shotgun sequence, the following proteins share a genomic window:
- the PROCR gene encoding endothelial protein C receptor → MLRLLLLCGALGCGADQAAPLTFTMLQQTRVSKGISEFWGNASLDGQLSHLLEGLNVTQVLPLEPPDAWARRQQDVTTYLDYFSQLVKLFSKERPINYTQSLCCHLGCRLFPNGTAQSFYEVTLNGTAFLSFHVPSATWERRWPGRDAVATFAERELMKYPKTTRDLQHFLNTTCVGLLQAQSAGTGKQSSRSHASLVLGLILGTFSLLGMAVGIFLCTGGSC, encoded by the exons ATGCTCcggttgctgctgctctgcgGGGCCCTGGGCTGTGGGGCAGACCAGGCGG CCCCGCTCACCTTCACCATGCTACAGCAGACCCGCGTCTCCAAAGGCATCTCTGAATTTTGGGGGAACGCCAGCCTGGATGGGCAGCTCAGCCATCTCCTGGAAGGGCTCAATGTGACCCAGGTGCTGCCGCTGGAGCCCCCAGATGCCTGGGCCAGGCGCCAGCAGGATGTGACCACCTACCTGGACTATTTCAGCCAGCTGGTGAAGCTCTTCAGCAAAGAGAGGCCTATCAACT ACACCCAGAGCCTGTGCTGCCACCTTGGCTGCCGCCTCTTCCCCAACGGCACAGCCCAAAGCTTCTACGAGGTGACGCTCAACGGGACGGCTTTCCTGAGCTTCCATGTTCCCAGCGCCACTTGGGAGCGGCGCTGGCCCGGCAGGGATGCGGTGGCCACCTTTGCCGAGAGGGAGCTGATGAAGTACCCCAAAACCACGCGGGACCTCCAGCATTTCCTCAACACCACCTGTGTGGGCCTCTTACAGGCTCAGAGCGCTGGGACAG GTAAACAGAGCAGCCGGTCACATGCCTCGCTGGTGCTGGGCCTGATCCTGGGGACCTTCTCCTTGCTAGGCATGGCCGTAGGGATCTTCCTGTGCACAGGAGGGAGCTGCTAG
- the PFKL gene encoding ATP-dependent 6-phosphofructokinase, liver type — MAAAELERLRMAGAGMAIAVLTSGGDAQGMNAAVRAVTRMGIYVGAKVFLIYEGYEGLVEGGDNIKQANWLSVSNIIQLGGTVIGSARCKAFTTRAGRLRAARNLVEHGITNLCVIGGDGSLTGADIFRSEWGGLLEELVRDGQISEEVAQENCRLNIVGLVGSIDNDFCGTDMTIGTDSALHRIMEVIDAITTTAQSHQRTFVLEVMGRHCGYLALVSGLASGADWLFIPESPPEDGWEDLMCERLGETRSRGSRLNIIIIAEGAIDRNGKPISSNYVKDLVVQRLGFDTRVTVLGHVQRGGTPSAFDRVLSSKMGMEAVMALLEATPDTPACVVSLSGNQSVRLPLMECVQVTKDVQKAMDEKRFDEAIQLRGRSFENNWNIYKLLAHQKPAQEKSPFSLAILNVGAPAAGMNAAVRSAVRIGICQGHTVYVVSDGFEGLSKGQIREVGWHDVAGWLGRGGSMLGTKRTLPKTCMEKIVENVRKFNIQGLLVIGGFEAYEGVLQLVEARGQYEELCIVMCVIPATISNNVPGTDFSLGSDTAVNAAMESCDRIKQSASGTKRRVFIVETMGGYCGYLSTVTGIAVGADAAYVYEDPFTIHDLKANVEHLTDKMKTDIQRGLVLRNEKCHEHYTTEFLYNLYSSEGKGIFDCRINVLGHLQQGGAPTPFDRNYGTKLGVKAVLWMSEKLQEAYSKGRTFANSAESACVIGLRKKVVAFSPVTELKKVTDFEHRLPQEQWWLNLRLMLKMLANYQISLTEYISGTMEHVTRRTLSIEKGF; from the exons ATGGCGGCGGCGGAGCTGGAGCGGCTGCGGATGGCCGGGGCCGGCATGGCCATCGCCGTGCTCACCAGCGGCGGCGACGCGCAAG GGATGAATGCTGCTGTCCGTGCCGTCACCCGCATGGGGATATATGTGGGAGCCAAGGTCTTCCTCATCTATGAG ggctacGAGGGGCTGGTAGAGGGGGGAGACAACATCAAGCAAGCCAACTGGCTCAGTGTCTCCAATATCATCCAGCTG GGTGGGACGGTGATCGGCAGTGCCCGCTGCAAAGCCTTCACCACGCGTGCGGGCCGGTTGCGGGCTGCCCGTAACTTGGTGGAGCACGGCATCACCAACCTCTGTGTCATCGGTGGGGATGGCAGCCTTACAGGCGCCGACATCTTCCGCTCCGAGTGGGGTGGGCTGCTGGAGGAGTTGGTCCGAGACG GGCAGATCAGCGAGGAGGTGGCACAGGAGAACTGCCGCCTGAACATCGTGGGGCTGGTGGGCTCCATCGACAACGACTTCTGCGGCACCGACATGACCATTGGCACCGACTCGGCACTGCACCGCATCATGGAGGTGATTGACGCCATCACTACCACGGCACAGAG CCACCAGCGGACATTCGTGCTGGAGGTGATGGGCCGCCACTGTGG GTACCTGGCGCTGGTGTCTGGCTTGGCATCAGGCGCAGACTGGCTCTTCATCCCTGAATCCCCTCCAGAGGATGGCTGGGAGGACCTCATGTGTGAGAGGCTTGGGGAG ACACGCAGCAGGGGCTCACGCCTCAACATCATTATCATTGCTGAGGGTGCCATCGACCGCAACGGCAAACCAATCTCCTCCAACTACGTGAAGGAT ctGGTGGTGCAGCGCTTGGGTTTCGACACACGGGTCACTGTCCTTGGCCATGTGCAGCGCGGCGGGACTCCATCAGCCTTTGACCGTGTGCTG AGCAGCaagatggggatggaggcagtGATGGCGCTGCTGGAGGCCACACCAGACACGCCGGCCTGCGTGGTGAGCCTCTCGGGGAACCAGTCGGTGCGGCTGCCACTCATGGAGTGCGTCCAGGTG ACTAAGGATGTGCAGAAGGCCATGGATGAGAAGAGGTTTGATGAGGCCATCCAGCTGCGTGGGAG GAGCTTTGAGAACAACTGGAACATCTACAAGCTGCTGGCACACCAGAAGCCAGCGCAGGAGAAG AGCCCCTTCAGCCTGGCCATCCTGAATGTGGGTGCTCCCGCTGCCGGCATGAACGCTGCCGTCAGGTCAGCTGTGCGAATCGGCATCTGCCAGGGACACACCGTCTACGTGGTGAGCGACGGCTTTGAGGGCTTGTCCAAGGGGCAG atcCGTGAGGTGGGCTGGCACGACGTGGCAGGCTGGCTGGGACGTGGTGGATCCATGCTGGGCACCAAGCG GACACTGCCCAAGACCTGCATGGAAAAGATCGTGGAGAACGTGCGGAAATTCAACATCCAGGGGCTGCTGGTCATCGGGGGGTTTGAG GCCTACGAGGGGGTGCTGCAGCTGGTGGAGGCCCGCGGGCAGTACGAGGAGCTCTGCATCGTCATGTGTGTCATCCCTGCCACCATCAGCAACAATGTGCCTGGCACTGACTTCAGCCTGGGCTCGGACACAGCTGTCAATGCAGCCATGGAG AGCTGTGATCGCATCAAGCAGTCAGCCTCGGGTACCAAGCGCCGTGTTTTCATTGTGGAGACAATGGGGGGCTACTGCGGATACCTGTCCACTGTCACCGGCATCGCAGTGGGTGCTGATGCTGCCTATGTATATGAAGATCCCTTCACCATCCATGACCTGAAG GCCAATGTGGAGCACTTGACTGACAAAATGAAGACAGATATACAGAGAGGGCTGGTGCTTCG CAATGAGAAGTGCCACGAACACTACACCACTGAGTTCCTGTACAACCTCTACTCCTCTGAGGGCAAAGGCATCTTCGACTGCAGGATTAACGTCCTGGGCCACCTCCAGCAG GGGGGAGCACCAACCCCCTTTGACCGGAACTATGGGACCAAGCTGGGAGTGAAAGCAGTGCTGTGGATGTCGGAGAAACTACAGGAGGCCTACAGCAAGG GGCGCACATTTGCCAACTCAGCAGAGTCTGCCTGCGTGATTGGGCTCAGGAAGAAGGTGGTGGCCTTCAGCCCTGTGACCGAGCTCAAGAAAGTCACTGACTTTGA GCACAGGCTGCCCCAGGAGCAGTGGTGGCTGAACCTGCGGCTGATGCTGAAGATGCTCGCCAACTACCAGATCAGTCTGACCGAGTACATCTCGGGAACGATGGAGCATGTCACCCGCCGCACACTCAGCATTGAGAAGGGCTTCTGA
- the CFAP410 gene encoding cilia- and flagella-associated protein 410 yields the protein MRLTRAAVLAGAKAVALDGVRRLNCWGSHLTDISICRDLPNIEVITFSVNGISDLEPLHQCQNLSELYLRKNNIASLNELFYLKNLPRLRVLWLSENPCCGIDPHRYRMTVLRNLPSLQKLDNQAVTEEELSQALIDGEEITAPPARRNVGNGCPESTESSAAESTTESELLNFSLEETNKIREELGMKPVPKDKFSSFSPQETDCNHKNRNNVLNAVLLLTKELDVEGLEIIHQTVGRRLQAIRKKELLEE from the exons atGAGGCTGACGCGGGCGGCGGTGCTGGCTGGGGCCAAGGCCGTCGCTCTTGATGGTGTCCGCCGCCTTAACTGCTG GGGCAGCCACTTGACGGAT ATATCAATATGCCGGGATTTGCCCAACATCGAGGTGATCACATTCAG TGTGAATGGCATCTCAGATCTCGAGCCGCTGCATCAGTGCCAGAACCTGAGTGAACTGTATCTGAGGAAGAACAACATTGCAAGCCTAAATGAGCTCTTCTACCTCAAAAACCTGCCCCGGCTGAGGGTCCTGTGGCTGTCTGAAAATCCCTGCTGTGGGATAGACCCCCACCGCTACCGAATGACGGTGCTTCGTAACCTACCCAGCCTGCAGAAGCTTGATAACCAAG CTGTGACAGAGGAAGAGCTGTCCCAGGCCCTGATAGATGGCGAGGAGATCACGGCCCCACCAGCAAGGAGGAATGTGGGGAATGGCTGCCCTGAGTCCACTGAATCCAGTGCTGCTGAATCCACCACAGAGAGTGAACTGCTGAACTTCAGTCTGGAAGAGACAAA CAAAATCCGAGAGGAGCTTGGTATGAAGCCTGTTCCCAAGGAtaaattttcctccttttcaccTCAAGAGACAGACTGTAACCACAAGAATAGA AACAATGTCCTGAATGCCGTGCTACTACTCACAAAGGAACTGGATGTGGAGGGTCTAGAGATCATCCATCAGACAGTGGGGAGGAGGCTCCAAGCCATTCGgaagaaggagctgctggaggagtgA